From Alteromonas sp. RKMC-009, one genomic window encodes:
- a CDS encoding DUF2750 domain-containing protein: MSLSHPLLEVSAEKRLQATVESVIENGEVWILKDDDGCVMLTSDEEDGVPVWPDEALAALWATDEWSHCEPLRISLQDWMQKWTPGLLKDALVVMVCPVPGEEGEIIDPDVMAEKILAAKG, translated from the coding sequence ATGTCTTTATCTCACCCTCTACTTGAAGTCAGTGCTGAAAAACGCCTTCAGGCCACCGTTGAATCCGTCATTGAAAATGGCGAGGTGTGGATCTTAAAAGATGACGATGGTTGTGTGATGCTCACTTCTGATGAAGAAGACGGTGTGCCGGTATGGCCTGATGAGGCGCTGGCTGCACTCTGGGCTACGGATGAATGGTCTCACTGTGAGCCGTTACGTATTTCCCTGCAGGACTGGATGCAAAAGTGGACACCGGGCCTGTTGAAAGACGCGCTGGTGGTCATGGTTTGCCCGGTACCGGGTGAAGAAGGCGAGATTATTGATCCGGATGTTATGGCGGAGAAAATTCTCGCTGCAAAAGGCTGA
- a CDS encoding insulinase family protein has product MRCLKIWGLVIACLTSWALTASVETVSAEPVPAKYSSSVTSAVQLQPANGEVFNSVAQGAITFTLENGLNVVMLPMNTTAAVTLHLQFDTNRYPDKPLPGLPALVFDVLAANPALSDFNGDLRLVSGARTSQVSVDTSGEKAVEAVNVLAQAVRYNGIDEDILARTKAEHWRNYEIAGLQKATGIEAGNLSRGTVQPEAALFLNITGDDIRNYVTDTLVASRARLFVAGYFMPDKMEQAIRQAFAGMPAGNAGASAGENRYAGYTLVHREVATPASRLTAAFAPEKRLTAEDKTASSFVLPQHQRGELINQLANLYAFDLQERSLTQYISYIHQRSVVRSGNTVERNPMADSLSSGNGKPEYQTQDDKPDAEKFKSDNRLPVL; this is encoded by the coding sequence ATGCGTTGTCTGAAAATATGGGGTCTGGTAATCGCGTGTTTGACCTCATGGGCGTTAACAGCCTCTGTTGAAACTGTCTCTGCGGAACCAGTTCCGGCGAAATATTCCTCATCTGTTACCAGTGCGGTACAGCTACAGCCTGCCAACGGCGAAGTGTTCAATTCTGTTGCTCAGGGCGCGATAACGTTCACCCTGGAAAATGGCCTTAACGTGGTCATGCTGCCCATGAATACAACAGCCGCCGTCACCTTACATTTGCAGTTTGATACCAACCGGTATCCTGATAAACCTTTGCCCGGATTACCTGCGCTGGTTTTCGACGTACTGGCAGCAAATCCCGCTTTGTCAGATTTTAACGGTGATCTCCGGCTGGTCAGCGGCGCCCGTACCAGTCAGGTGAGCGTGGATACGTCCGGCGAAAAAGCTGTGGAAGCGGTTAATGTGCTGGCACAGGCTGTACGCTATAACGGTATTGATGAAGACATTCTGGCAAGAACAAAAGCTGAACACTGGCGGAACTATGAAATTGCCGGTTTGCAAAAAGCCACCGGTATTGAGGCCGGTAATTTAAGCCGCGGGACAGTGCAACCGGAAGCGGCTTTATTTTTGAATATCACCGGCGATGATATCCGCAACTATGTGACTGACACACTGGTGGCCAGCCGTGCCAGACTCTTTGTGGCAGGATATTTTATGCCGGATAAAATGGAACAGGCCATACGACAGGCATTTGCCGGCATGCCGGCTGGAAACGCAGGTGCGTCCGCCGGTGAAAATCGCTATGCCGGCTACACGTTAGTTCACCGTGAAGTGGCAACGCCCGCCAGCCGGTTAACAGCAGCCTTTGCGCCGGAAAAACGCTTAACGGCGGAGGATAAAACTGCTTCCAGCTTTGTGTTACCGCAACACCAACGCGGTGAATTAATTAATCAGTTAGCAAATCTTTACGCTTTTGACTTGCAGGAAAGAAGTCTGACCCAATATATCAGCTATATTCATCAAAGATCAGTCGTCCGGTCTGGCAATACTGTGGAGAGAAATCCCATGGCAGATTCATTATCATCGGGTAATGGAAAGCCGGAATATCAAACACAGGATGATAAGCCGGATGCTGAAAAATTTAAGTCAGATAACCGCTTGCCGGTTCTGTAA